Proteins from a genomic interval of Bradyrhizobium sp. CCBAU 53340:
- a CDS encoding FAD-dependent oxidoreductase has translation MRTQVLIVGAGPVGLTAAMDLASRGIEVVVAEIRHAGDPPSVKCNHVSARSMEIFRRLGVAAKLRDAGLPADFPNDCSYRTTATGIELCRIDIPSRARRYSATGGPDTWWPTPEPPHRINQIYLEPILFDHAAAQPRITILARTEITDVAQDADHVVAQARNLDSGETLRIEAGFVIGCDGSRSLVRKAIGASLSGTPVIQRVQSTFIEAPQLKELMGAHIKAWMVLSLNPRRSGTTVAIDGRDRWLIHNHLKPDEPEFDSVDRDWSIRAILGVDASFEYRVLSKEDWVGRRLVADRFRDRRVFICGDAAHLWMPYAGYGMNAGIADAVDLCWQLAAHLNGWAAAAILDAYEAERQPITEQVSRFAMDHAMKMMAQRGGVSAEIEDDTPRGHAARASLAKAAYDLNVQQYCCAGLNFGYYYDASPIIAYDGETPPPYAMGSFTPSTVPGARAPHVFLRDGRSLYDAFGAGYNVLRFDPAVDVAPLLSAAEERGVPLSLIDVAPDEANGAYAEKLVLVRPDQHIAWRGQAAPENAQALLARLTGAAA, from the coding sequence ATGAGGACACAGGTCCTGATCGTGGGCGCCGGCCCGGTCGGATTGACCGCGGCGATGGATCTGGCCTCGCGCGGCATCGAGGTCGTGGTCGCGGAGATCCGCCATGCCGGCGATCCGCCCAGCGTCAAATGCAATCACGTCTCGGCGCGCTCGATGGAGATCTTTCGCCGGCTTGGCGTTGCCGCCAAGCTGCGCGATGCCGGGCTGCCGGCGGACTTCCCGAATGATTGCTCCTATCGCACCACCGCAACCGGCATCGAGCTCTGCCGCATCGACATCCCCTCGCGCGCGCGGCGCTACAGCGCCACCGGCGGCCCCGACACCTGGTGGCCGACGCCGGAGCCGCCGCACCGGATCAACCAGATCTATCTCGAGCCGATCCTGTTCGACCACGCGGCCGCCCAGCCGCGCATCACCATTCTGGCGCGCACGGAAATCACTGACGTCGCGCAGGACGCCGATCATGTGGTCGCGCAGGCGCGCAATCTCGATAGCGGCGAGACGCTTCGCATCGAAGCCGGCTTCGTCATTGGCTGCGACGGCAGCCGCTCGCTGGTCCGCAAGGCGATCGGGGCCAGCCTGTCCGGAACGCCTGTGATCCAGCGCGTGCAATCGACCTTCATCGAAGCGCCGCAGCTCAAGGAGCTGATGGGCGCGCACATCAAGGCCTGGATGGTGCTCTCGCTCAACCCGCGGCGCTCGGGCACGACGGTTGCGATCGACGGCCGCGACCGCTGGCTGATCCACAATCACCTCAAGCCCGACGAGCCGGAGTTCGACTCGGTCGATCGCGACTGGTCGATCCGCGCCATTCTCGGCGTCGACGCAAGCTTCGAATACCGCGTGCTCAGCAAGGAGGATTGGGTCGGGCGCCGGCTGGTGGCCGATCGCTTCCGCGACCGCAGGGTCTTCATCTGCGGCGATGCCGCGCATTTGTGGATGCCCTATGCCGGCTATGGCATGAATGCGGGCATCGCCGACGCCGTCGATCTCTGCTGGCAATTGGCGGCGCATCTGAACGGCTGGGCGGCGGCCGCGATCCTCGATGCCTACGAGGCGGAGCGCCAGCCCATCACCGAGCAGGTGTCGCGCTTTGCGATGGACCATGCGATGAAGATGATGGCGCAGCGCGGCGGCGTCTCCGCCGAGATCGAGGACGACACGCCGCGGGGCCACGCGGCGCGTGCGTCGCTGGCGAAAGCGGCCTATGATCTCAACGTGCAGCAATATTGCTGCGCCGGATTGAACTTCGGCTATTACTACGACGCTTCGCCAATCATTGCCTATGACGGCGAGACGCCGCCGCCTTACGCGATGGGCAGCTTCACGCCCTCCACCGTGCCGGGCGCCCGTGCGCCGCATGTTTTCCTGCGCGACGGACGCTCGCTCTACGACGCATTCGGAGCCGGCTACAATGTGTTGCGGTTCGATCCGGCCGTCGATGTCGCGCCGCTGCTATCCGCTGCGGAAGAGCGCGGCGTGCCGCTCTCGCTGATCGACGTCGCGCCCGACGAAGCGAATGGTGCCTATGCCGAGAAGCTCGTGCTTGTCAGGCCCGATCAGCACATCGCCTGGCGCGGGCAAGCGGCGCCCGAAAATGCGCAAGCGCTGCTGGCTCGTCTCACCGGCGCGGCGGCGTAG
- a CDS encoding tripartite tricarboxylate transporter substrate binding protein, with amino-acid sequence MFHVARRRILAVLTAATFAVLPLQAVDAAYPEQLIKIIVTFPPGGSADTVIRALEPVVTAELKQSLVIENRAGAGGNIGMAAVAQAKPDGYTLGVAPAGALTVNPHLNSSMPFDTRDLAPITLLAEIPFVLVSSANIPAHNVAEAVALAKAKPGALSIGHGGNSTAMHLTAALFTQKAGIDMELVPYRGTAPATVDVLAGHVPFAVLDIPASRQLILEGKLNAIGVSSGRRLDSLPNVPTLAEGGLAGFEAIGWFGLVAPAGTPAEIVSRLNEAFTKALKDPDVAEKIRTLGAEPAPTSPDAFGRFIQSERTKWGKLISEAGIKPN; translated from the coding sequence GTGTTTCACGTTGCAAGGCGCCGCATTCTGGCCGTGCTGACGGCTGCGACTTTCGCCGTGCTGCCGCTGCAGGCGGTTGACGCGGCCTATCCGGAGCAGCTGATCAAGATCATCGTGACCTTCCCGCCCGGCGGCAGCGCCGACACCGTCATCCGCGCGCTCGAACCGGTGGTCACGGCCGAGCTCAAGCAGAGCCTCGTGATCGAGAACCGCGCCGGCGCCGGCGGTAATATCGGCATGGCGGCGGTCGCGCAGGCCAAGCCCGACGGTTACACGCTCGGCGTTGCGCCGGCCGGCGCGCTGACGGTGAACCCGCATCTCAATTCGTCGATGCCGTTCGATACTAGGGATCTCGCGCCGATCACGCTGCTTGCGGAGATTCCCTTCGTGCTGGTCTCCTCGGCGAACATTCCCGCGCACAATGTTGCGGAAGCGGTCGCACTCGCCAAGGCAAAGCCCGGCGCGCTGTCGATCGGCCATGGCGGCAATTCGACCGCGATGCATCTGACGGCCGCGCTGTTCACGCAGAAGGCCGGGATCGACATGGAGCTGGTGCCGTATCGCGGGACCGCACCGGCCACCGTCGACGTCCTCGCAGGGCATGTCCCCTTTGCGGTTCTCGATATCCCCGCATCGAGGCAGCTCATCCTTGAGGGCAAGCTCAACGCGATCGGTGTCTCCTCGGGACGGCGCCTCGATTCCCTGCCCAACGTGCCGACCCTGGCCGAGGGCGGCCTTGCGGGTTTCGAAGCGATCGGCTGGTTCGGGCTCGTGGCGCCAGCGGGCACGCCTGCCGAGATCGTCAGCCGGCTGAACGAAGCCTTCACGAAAGCCCTGAAAGACCCTGATGTGGCCGAGAAGATCCGCACCCTCGGCGCCGAGCCCGCGCCGACATCGCCGGATGCGTTCGGCCGCTTCATTCAGAGCGAAAGGACGAAATGGGGCAAGCTGATCAGCGAGGCCGGCATCAAGCCGAATTAG
- a CDS encoding VOC family protein, with amino-acid sequence MSSPHALTAILPCNDLDASEKFYARLGFARADGDKPTDGEDSYRILSDGKGGQLHLTEAVEGWLIRGRNPFGLYLYTEAVDDLAREFSDELVNGRGPEDTPWGMYEFALSDPDETLVRIGWPSRLRRTRQV; translated from the coding sequence ATGTCGTCACCGCACGCTTTGACCGCCATCCTCCCCTGCAATGACCTCGACGCCTCGGAGAAATTCTACGCCCGGCTGGGTTTTGCGCGCGCGGACGGCGACAAGCCGACGGACGGTGAGGACAGCTATCGCATCCTCTCCGATGGAAAGGGCGGCCAGCTCCATCTCACCGAGGCCGTCGAAGGCTGGCTGATCAGGGGCCGCAACCCGTTTGGCCTCTATCTCTACACCGAAGCCGTCGATGACCTCGCACGAGAGTTTTCGGATGAACTGGTCAATGGGCGTGGGCCGGAGGACACGCCATGGGGAATGTATGAATTCGCGCTGTCGGATCCTGACGAAACGCTGGTCAGGATCGGCTGGCCGTCCCGGCTGCGTCGGACCAGGCAAGTCTGA
- a CDS encoding DUF2157 domain-containing protein — MFDRAYRQRLEADLAQWESDGVIAPAAAASIRNALPPLSPGINIAVIVAIVGGLLIAAAFLAFVAAHWTEIARLLRFAILLAGMIVAGGLGAWFASAGRSVLADLCASIGAIIFGAGIALVGQMYHLGDDFAGGMLLWSIGAFAAAFLTGSRGALAVGLAAACIWTCMRTYDAPDTLHLSFVAAWLVAAALAFAWNSRVAAHLVAVAAIPWWIATSLRFDFEGAQPSFVLANGAALLFGAGLAIAAAPSPRAIRLGSVLSIYGAFSLAAVAFIEVTTVDDLIRFRTGTVPPQPLWAIFCGAAGVILALASAGITRRTGEFLAACAIGLVLVAAPIWPASAAGDPWFAYAALLCAMLCLVVSGVLDDVRPRIAAGWLGIGGVIAGITWAVKGSLLRRSAFLAVAGIIAVVFATALNRALPRTER, encoded by the coding sequence ATGTTCGACAGGGCCTACCGGCAGCGCTTAGAGGCTGACCTTGCGCAATGGGAATCCGACGGCGTCATCGCGCCGGCGGCCGCCGCCTCGATCCGCAACGCGCTGCCACCGCTCTCGCCGGGTATCAATATCGCGGTAATCGTTGCCATCGTCGGCGGCCTGCTGATTGCGGCTGCCTTCCTGGCTTTCGTCGCGGCGCACTGGACCGAGATTGCGCGGCTGTTGCGCTTCGCGATCCTGCTTGCCGGCATGATCGTTGCCGGCGGTCTCGGAGCCTGGTTCGCCTCGGCCGGCCGTAGCGTTCTCGCCGATCTCTGCGCGAGCATCGGTGCGATCATCTTTGGTGCGGGCATCGCGCTGGTCGGCCAGATGTATCATCTCGGCGACGATTTTGCCGGCGGCATGCTGCTGTGGTCGATCGGCGCGTTCGCCGCGGCATTCCTGACCGGCTCGCGCGGCGCGCTGGCGGTGGGCCTCGCGGCGGCCTGCATCTGGACCTGCATGCGCACCTATGATGCGCCGGATACGCTTCATCTCTCATTCGTGGCGGCCTGGCTCGTCGCTGCCGCGCTTGCGTTCGCGTGGAATTCCCGCGTGGCGGCTCATCTCGTCGCGGTCGCGGCGATCCCATGGTGGATCGCGACCTCGCTTCGCTTCGACTTCGAGGGCGCCCAGCCGTCATTCGTGCTCGCGAACGGCGCGGCCCTCCTTTTCGGCGCGGGGCTCGCGATTGCCGCGGCGCCGTCGCCAAGGGCGATCCGGCTCGGATCCGTCCTGTCGATCTACGGCGCATTTTCGCTCGCCGCCGTTGCTTTCATAGAGGTGACGACGGTCGACGATCTGATCCGCTTTCGGACAGGCACTGTGCCGCCCCAACCGCTATGGGCAATCTTCTGCGGCGCCGCGGGCGTGATCCTCGCGCTGGCCTCTGCCGGAATCACCAGGCGCACCGGCGAATTCCTCGCGGCATGTGCGATCGGCCTCGTTCTGGTCGCGGCGCCGATATGGCCGGCGTCCGCCGCCGGCGACCCATGGTTCGCCTATGCGGCGCTGCTCTGCGCCATGCTCTGCCTCGTCGTCTCCGGGGTGCTCGACGATGTGCGCCCGCGGATTGCCGCCGGCTGGCTCGGCATCGGCGGCGTCATTGCGGGCATCACCTGGGCGGTGAAGGGCTCGCTGCTGCGCCGCTCGGCCTTCCTGGCTGTGGCCGGCATCATCGCCGTGGTGTTTGCGACCGCGCTCAATCGCGCACTGCCGAGGACCGAGCGATGA
- a CDS encoding GDYXXLXY domain-containing protein, translating to MMKLVAFWQRIPKAVLFGLAILLQCALLMLMVADRMQILRDGREVTLRTQPVDPRDLLRGDYVTLGYAISQLPAGALAGQPAAERSPVVFVKLAPDANGLYEAVSVHAEPVPVTSPEILIRGRVVYSCGSNSRTFCDRLTIRYGLESYFVPEGEGRKLEQARNQQKLRVVAAVLPSGRAAIKRLLLDGEPVYEEPWY from the coding sequence ATGATGAAGCTTGTTGCGTTCTGGCAGCGTATCCCGAAAGCCGTATTGTTCGGGCTTGCCATCCTGCTGCAATGCGCGCTGCTGATGCTGATGGTTGCCGATCGCATGCAGATCCTGCGCGACGGCCGCGAGGTGACCTTGCGGACGCAGCCCGTCGATCCCCGCGATCTCCTGCGCGGCGACTACGTCACGCTCGGCTATGCCATCTCGCAACTGCCGGCAGGCGCGCTCGCCGGTCAGCCCGCTGCCGAGCGCAGTCCCGTCGTGTTCGTCAAGCTCGCGCCTGACGCCAACGGGCTGTACGAGGCCGTTTCGGTGCATGCGGAGCCCGTACCGGTCACGTCCCCGGAAATCCTGATCCGCGGGCGTGTCGTCTATTCCTGCGGCTCAAACAGCCGCACCTTCTGCGACAGGCTGACCATCAGATACGGCCTGGAAAGCTATTTCGTGCCTGAGGGCGAGGGCAGGAAGCTCGAGCAAGCCCGCAACCAGCAGAAGCTGCGCGTCGTCGCCGCCGTGCTCCCCTCCGGCCGCGCCGCGATCAAGCGGTTGCTGCTCGACGGCGAGCCGGTGTATGAGGAGCCGTGGTACTAG
- a CDS encoding PLP-dependent aminotransferase family protein, translating into MDIEPQSKGRGATRTIDVMSAIRAKVAGRALGPGDRLPSIRSLAATMGVSPSTVVEAYDRLAADGLIRARRGSGFYVSPTVAPPLALTEVEPRRDRAVDPFWVSRQSLDTDEAVPKPGCGWLPPGWMPEAALRRATRALGRADASVLTNYGSTGGSPTLRRLLLGRLAEDGIEASISQLMLTGSGTQATDLICRFLLRPGDTVLVDDPCYFNFRALLRAHQARIVSAPYTPSGPDVAHFEAILAAERPRLYITNSALHNPTGATPALPTAHRLLIAAAAHDLTIVEDDIFGDFEPERSPRLAALDGLNRVIRIGSFSKTLSASVRCGYIAARADWVEHLIDLQVATSFGGPSPVATELIANVLAGGSYRKHMDELRQKLTRSRRDAARKLQALGIEPWLMPRGGFFLWCRLAGGQDATAVARAALEENVVLAPGNVFSVSQTAQNFLRFNVAHMSDPRMWDVLRRALRTQPSR; encoded by the coding sequence TTGGACATCGAACCGCAATCGAAAGGCCGCGGCGCAACGCGGACCATCGACGTGATGAGCGCGATCCGCGCCAAGGTCGCCGGTCGCGCGCTTGGCCCCGGTGACCGCCTGCCGTCGATCCGCAGCCTTGCCGCGACGATGGGCGTTTCGCCATCCACGGTCGTCGAGGCCTATGACCGCCTCGCCGCCGACGGCCTGATCCGCGCCCGCCGCGGCTCGGGCTTCTATGTGTCGCCGACCGTCGCGCCGCCGCTTGCATTGACCGAGGTCGAGCCTCGCCGCGACCGCGCGGTCGATCCGTTCTGGGTGTCCAGGCAATCGCTCGATACCGACGAAGCCGTGCCGAAGCCCGGCTGCGGCTGGCTGCCGCCGGGATGGATGCCGGAGGCGGCCCTGCGCCGCGCCACGCGCGCGCTTGGCCGTGCTGACGCCAGCGTGCTCACCAATTACGGAAGCACGGGTGGCTCCCCCACGCTGCGAAGACTTTTGCTCGGGCGGCTGGCTGAAGACGGGATCGAGGCCTCGATCAGCCAGCTGATGCTGACGGGGTCTGGCACGCAGGCGACCGACCTCATCTGCCGCTTCCTGCTCCGCCCCGGCGACACCGTGCTGGTCGACGATCCCTGCTATTTCAATTTTCGCGCGCTGCTGCGCGCGCATCAGGCCAGGATCGTCAGTGCGCCCTACACGCCGTCGGGCCCCGACGTCGCACATTTCGAAGCGATCCTCGCGGCCGAACGGCCGCGGCTCTACATCACCAATTCAGCCTTGCACAATCCGACCGGCGCGACTCCCGCGCTTCCAACGGCGCACCGGCTTTTGATCGCGGCGGCCGCACACGACCTGACCATTGTCGAGGACGACATTTTTGGCGACTTCGAGCCGGAGCGCTCGCCGCGCCTTGCCGCGCTGGATGGATTGAACCGCGTGATCCGGATCGGCAGCTTCTCCAAGACGCTGTCGGCCTCGGTGCGCTGCGGCTACATCGCGGCAAGGGCCGACTGGGTCGAGCATCTCATCGATCTCCAGGTCGCGACCAGCTTTGGCGGCCCGAGCCCGGTTGCGACCGAGCTCATCGCAAACGTGCTGGCCGGCGGCAGCTATCGCAAGCACATGGACGAGCTCCGGCAGAAGCTCACACGTAGCCGGCGCGACGCGGCGCGCAAGCTGCAAGCACTGGGAATTGAGCCCTGGCTGATGCCGCGCGGTGGCTTCTTCCTCTGGTGCCGCCTCGCCGGCGGCCAGGATGCCACCGCGGTTGCGCGCGCCGCCTTGGAAGAGAACGTGGTGCTGGCGCCCGGCAATGTCTTCAGCGTGTCGCAGACCGCGCAAAATTTCCTGCGCTTCAACGTGGCGCATATGAGCGATCCGCGGATGTGGGACGTGCTGCGGCGGGCGCTGAGGACGCAGCCGAGCCGCTAG
- a CDS encoding DMT family transporter: MQSAGSGWGNGLLGVIIFSGSLPATRVAVGGFSALFLTSARAIIAALIGAAVLGLLRQARPERRDLASLAIVSVGVVVGFPLLTALALQHITSAHSIVFIGLLPLSTAIFAVLRGSERPRALFWLFAVLGSTTVAGFALSNDGSASVTGDLLMVAAIVLCGLGYAEGAALSRRIGGWQVISWALLLALPLMLPVAIWTLPPAWSGVGAPAWIGLAYVSVFSMFVGFIFWYRGLAIGGIARVGQLQQLQPFFGLALAGLLLHEPIAWSMIAATALVVVCVFFARRYA, translated from the coding sequence ATGCAATCTGCTGGCAGCGGCTGGGGCAACGGGCTTCTCGGCGTCATCATCTTCAGCGGCTCGCTGCCGGCGACGCGGGTGGCGGTCGGCGGCTTCTCCGCGCTGTTCCTCACCTCTGCGCGCGCGATCATCGCGGCGCTGATCGGCGCAGCTGTGCTCGGCCTGCTTCGTCAGGCCCGGCCGGAGCGGAGGGATCTTGCCTCGCTCGCCATCGTCTCCGTCGGTGTCGTGGTCGGCTTTCCCCTGCTGACCGCGCTCGCGCTCCAGCACATCACCTCGGCGCATTCGATCGTATTCATCGGGCTGCTGCCGCTGTCGACCGCGATTTTCGCCGTGCTGCGCGGCAGCGAGCGACCGCGCGCGCTGTTCTGGCTGTTCGCGGTGCTCGGCAGTACCACGGTCGCGGGCTTTGCCTTGTCCAATGACGGCTCCGCGTCAGTGACCGGCGATCTCCTGATGGTCGCCGCGATCGTGCTGTGCGGGCTCGGCTATGCCGAGGGCGCCGCATTGTCCCGCCGGATCGGCGGCTGGCAGGTGATCTCCTGGGCGTTGCTGCTGGCGTTGCCGCTGATGCTGCCTGTGGCGATCTGGACCTTGCCGCCGGCATGGAGCGGCGTCGGTGCACCGGCCTGGATCGGGCTGGCCTATGTCTCTGTTTTCAGCATGTTCGTCGGTTTCATCTTTTGGTACCGCGGGCTGGCGATCGGCGGCATCGCGCGCGTCGGCCAGTTGCAGCAGCTGCAGCCGTTCTTCGGGCTCGCGCTGGCGGGTTTGCTGCTGCACGAGCCGATCGCATGGAGCATGATCGCTGCGACCGCACTCGTGGTCGTCTGCGTCTTCTTCGCACGGCGCTATGCGTGA
- a CDS encoding EAL domain-containing protein, producing MNDEIVEFAERRPKTFGRRKITPRACVADGKRHLRAFLAEVLEDLGFVTSECASADELKTVLAGELPDLILFGVAADGIEPGTFLETLVREAFDGKVLAVGARESIIVKAVQQVGEEYGLAMLPPLTTPFAAETLRDRVAMLLPDEPVPSPAVHVGEALHAGWLELWYQPKIDARTLIRCGAEALVRMRHPTWGVVPPAYFIPEEHDPHLRDLSEFVIERAVQDWHYLLERQSPVDLSINLPASYLKEPQAVRDLCRRVPTHPAFGGLTIEIDSEEAIRDLDLLAEVAREVRLHNIGLSIDNLGANWPSLMDLGKIPFIKVKADRHFVTGSANDRLKRMVCRHIVELAQGYGARAAAEGVESRADLVAANELGFDLVQGFLFGKPMPLKKFARGALTRTVMDQA from the coding sequence ATGAACGATGAAATTGTTGAGTTCGCCGAGCGAAGGCCCAAGACCTTCGGACGGCGAAAAATAACGCCGCGCGCATGCGTCGCCGACGGCAAGCGCCATCTGCGCGCATTCCTCGCCGAAGTGCTGGAGGATCTTGGCTTCGTCACCAGCGAATGTGCCAGCGCCGACGAGCTCAAGACCGTGCTCGCCGGCGAGCTGCCGGATTTGATCCTGTTCGGCGTCGCCGCCGACGGCATCGAGCCCGGCACATTTCTGGAGACGCTGGTGCGCGAGGCCTTTGACGGCAAGGTCCTGGCCGTCGGCGCTCGCGAGTCGATCATCGTCAAGGCCGTGCAGCAGGTCGGGGAGGAATATGGCCTCGCGATGCTGCCGCCGCTCACCACGCCCTTTGCCGCGGAGACGCTGCGCGATCGCGTCGCGATGCTGCTGCCGGACGAGCCGGTGCCGAGCCCGGCCGTGCATGTCGGCGAGGCCCTGCATGCCGGCTGGCTCGAGCTCTGGTACCAACCCAAGATCGACGCGCGCACGCTGATCCGCTGCGGCGCCGAGGCCCTGGTGCGGATGCGGCATCCGACCTGGGGCGTGGTGCCGCCGGCCTATTTCATCCCGGAAGAGCACGACCCGCATCTGCGCGACCTCTCGGAGTTCGTGATCGAACGCGCCGTGCAGGACTGGCATTATCTGCTGGAGCGGCAGAGCCCGGTCGATCTGTCGATCAACCTGCCGGCCTCGTATCTGAAGGAGCCACAGGCAGTGCGCGACCTCTGCCGCCGCGTCCCCACCCATCCGGCCTTCGGCGGACTGACGATCGAGATCGACAGCGAGGAGGCGATCCGCGACCTCGATCTCCTCGCCGAGGTCGCGCGCGAGGTCCGCCTGCACAATATCGGCCTGTCGATCGACAATCTCGGCGCCAACTGGCCGTCGCTGATGGACCTCGGCAAGATCCCCTTCATCAAGGTGAAGGCCGACCGCCACTTCGTCACGGGCAGCGCCAACGACCGCCTCAAGCGCATGGTGTGCCGTCACATCGTCGAGCTCGCGCAGGGCTATGGCGCACGCGCCGCCGCCGAAGGTGTCGAGAGCCGCGCCGACCTCGTCGCAGCGAACGAGCTCGGCTTCGACCTCGTGCAGGGCTTCCTGTTCGGAAAGCCGATGCCGCTGAAGAAATTTGCGCGGGGCGCGCTGACGCGGACGGTGATGGATCAGGCGTGA
- a CDS encoding helix-turn-helix transcriptional regulator, protein MESQNDTVTDSRPSEWFESSSSAPEELDFVRLNAARAKAADEMAAAIARELNGPLTALLLYMGEIKHHSDQLAPVTGDRAYLQQVVENALAQTERVCGLVKRLAGPHKGGLPAPSTTEDAELKAGRVLAAPREAGSELSSLSSKRLTKREREVLRLISEGFSNKQGALRMQISPRTFESHRAEAMRKLGARNTADLVRAALLHSID, encoded by the coding sequence ATGGAGTCACAGAACGATACGGTCACTGATTCGCGGCCGTCGGAATGGTTCGAAAGCAGCTCGTCTGCGCCCGAAGAGCTCGATTTCGTCCGTCTTAATGCCGCCCGCGCCAAGGCGGCCGACGAAATGGCCGCAGCCATCGCCCGCGAGCTCAATGGCCCCCTGACCGCACTCCTGCTCTACATGGGCGAAATCAAGCATCACAGCGATCAGCTCGCGCCTGTTACGGGCGATCGCGCCTATTTGCAGCAGGTGGTGGAGAACGCGCTGGCGCAGACCGAGCGCGTCTGCGGTCTGGTCAAGCGGCTCGCCGGCCCGCACAAGGGTGGTCTGCCTGCGCCGTCCACGACCGAGGATGCCGAGTTGAAGGCCGGGCGCGTGCTCGCGGCGCCGCGCGAGGCGGGCTCCGAGCTCTCGAGCCTGTCGAGCAAGCGGCTGACCAAGCGCGAGCGTGAAGTGCTGAGGCTGATCAGCGAGGGATTTTCGAACAAGCAGGGCGCGCTGCGGATGCAGATCAGTCCACGCACCTTCGAGAGTCATCGGGCCGAAGCGATGCGCAAGCTCGGCGCGCGCAACACTGCGGACCTCGTCCGCGCGGCGCTGCTGCATTCGATCGATTGA
- a CDS encoding Hpt domain-containing protein: protein MFDAAFAATPGTQDTAPQLAHEPLREAGAFDALVREIGEDGAREVRAVFWSETCARLQLFRTLALGQHRGRIAHEAHSLKSTARTFGYIRLATLALRLEGTADALDDAEFSDLLQQMDAAFTAAKAQEAQD from the coding sequence ATGTTCGACGCCGCATTCGCAGCCACGCCAGGCACGCAGGATACCGCGCCTCAGCTCGCACACGAGCCGCTGCGCGAGGCTGGTGCGTTCGACGCGCTGGTGCGCGAGATCGGCGAGGACGGCGCCCGCGAAGTGCGCGCGGTGTTCTGGAGCGAGACTTGTGCGCGGCTGCAGCTGTTTCGCACGCTCGCGCTCGGCCAGCATCGCGGCCGGATCGCGCACGAGGCGCATTCGCTCAAGAGCACGGCGAGGACGTTCGGCTATATCAGGCTCGCGACGCTGGCGCTGCGGCTGGAGGGTACCGCCGACGCGCTCGACGACGCCGAATTTAGCGATCTGCTGCAGCAGATGGACGCGGCCTTTACCGCCGCAAAAGCGCAGGAAGCGCAGGATTGA
- a CDS encoding Crp/Fnr family transcriptional regulator yields MVRPSNGFLSALSADDYELIRAHLRTVDLPHDAILVETGETLKRAYFPHRGVISLVVKLAKGEHVQVAMIGRDSLLGSLSTMGDACALNTAVVLVPGVASVIDLDRLRIAAEQSLTLRTLLTRHGLAVYAQVQQTAGCNAAHPVESRLSRCLLHTHDLSGDYRLLLTQEAMAQMIGARRNSVSLVANTLQQANFIHYSRGHIQILNLDGLRQTACECYATVKAQYDRLLGP; encoded by the coding sequence ATGGTGCGCCCATCCAACGGTTTCCTGTCGGCGCTGTCGGCAGACGATTATGAATTGATCCGTGCACATCTGCGCACGGTCGATCTGCCGCATGACGCGATTCTGGTCGAGACCGGCGAGACGCTCAAGCGCGCCTACTTCCCGCACCGCGGCGTGATCTCGCTGGTCGTGAAACTCGCCAAGGGCGAGCATGTCCAGGTCGCGATGATCGGCCGCGACAGCCTGCTCGGATCGCTCTCGACCATGGGCGATGCTTGCGCGCTGAACACGGCGGTCGTGCTGGTTCCCGGCGTCGCGTCCGTGATAGACCTCGACCGGCTGCGGATCGCGGCCGAACAGAGCCTCACCCTGCGGACCTTGCTGACGCGGCACGGGCTGGCGGTTTACGCGCAGGTGCAGCAGACCGCAGGCTGCAACGCGGCGCATCCGGTGGAGTCGCGGCTGTCGCGCTGCCTGCTGCACACCCATGACCTGTCAGGCGACTACCGGCTGCTGCTGACCCAGGAGGCGATGGCGCAGATGATCGGGGCTCGGCGCAACAGCGTGTCACTGGTCGCCAACACCCTGCAGCAGGCCAATTTCATCCACTACAGCCGCGGACACATCCAGATTCTCAATCTGGACGGACTGCGTCAGACGGCCTGCGAATGCTACGCCACCGTCAAAGCCCAGTACGACCGGCTGCTCGGGCCGTGA